Proteins found in one Anopheles aquasalis chromosome 3, idAnoAquaMG_Q_19, whole genome shotgun sequence genomic segment:
- the LOC126576383 gene encoding protein rhomboid-like, whose product MDHHHEQQQQIPLQRLNTVEENLRRQELRIVFEKYDTDGNGYLSRSELRRLIKDKKCPDIPKEVVREVLQNSDENNDGHLDFQEFYKLSTDHPYLFRDLCIAYCRVVVPRRTPVIGDETDGEYESSMKLWPPPLTMIIFSILEIIFFVVDIVKTENQNGTSTHGPMASSFIYNPNLRYEVWRFLTYMFVHIGFMHLIMNLAVQLFLGVALELVHCWWRVTLVYLAGVVAGSMGTSLFTPRVFLAGASGGVYALITAHIATIIMNWSQMEYAIVQLFVFLVFCITDLGTSIYNSINDPFDKVGYVAHASGALAGFLVGIGVLRNLKVVPWERKLWWCAVTIYFLLMGAGIMFHFFNPDHFK is encoded by the exons ATGGACCATcatcacgagcagcaacaacaaattcCTCTACAGCGACTTAACACGGTGGAGGAAAACCTGCGGCGCCAAGAGCTTCGAATAGTTTTCGAAAAG TACGACACCGATGGAAACGGTTATTTATCCCGGTCGGAGCTTCGGCGCTtgataaaagataaaaaatgcCCAGACATACCGAAAGAGGTGGTACGGGAGGTGCTGCAAAATTCGGATGAAAACAACGATGGTCACTTAGATTTTCAAGAATTTTACAAATTAAGTACAGACCATCCGTACCTCTTCCGCGACTTGTGTATCGCGTATTGTCGCGTAGTTGTACCAAGACGTACTCCGGTGATTGGTGATGAAACAG ATGGCGAATATGAAAGTAGCATGAAACtatggccaccgccattgaCGATGatcattttctccattttggaaatcatatttttcgTTGTCGATATCGTAAAGACAGAGAA CCAGAATGGTACAAGTACTCATGGTCCTATGGCGTCATCATTCATCTACAATCCTAACTTACGTTACGAGGTGTGGCGCTTTCTGACGTACATGTTTGTACATATTGG ATTCATGCACTTGATAATGAACCTGGCAGTTCAACTTTTTCTTGGCGTTGCTCTGGAATTGGTACACTGCTGGTGGCGAGTAACGTTAGTATACTTGGCTGGCGTAGTGGCCGGATCTATGGGCACATCGCTCTTCACACCTCGCGTTTTCCTGGCCGGTGCGTCTGGGGGTGTGTACGCACTTATTACTGCCCATATCGCCACTATCATCATG AACTGGAGCCAGATGGAATATGCCATCGTGcagctgtttgtgtttttggtgttctGCATCACGGATCTAGGAACCTCTATCTATAACAGTATTAACGATCCCTTTGACAAAGTTGGCTACGTAGCACATGCCAGCGGAGCACTGGCAGGATTCCTAGTGGGCATTGGAGTGCTACGCAACCTGAAGGTGGTACCATGGGAACGCAAGctctggtggtgtgctgtgacGATCTACTTCCTGCTCATGGGTGCGGGAataatgtttcactttttcaacccTGATCACTTCAAATAA